TGGAGAAGGGACACCTTCGATCCTGCCATCGACTTTGCTGACAAGGCGCGCCAGTGTTTCGCTGCGATCGTCGCTGGCCAGCACCGCACTGCGGCCGGTCTCCCATAGCGCCAGCAGGGCGGCGGTAAAGGCAGCCGGGTCCGGTTCGAACAGCAGCCAGCGCCCCATGGAACGGCCCTGAAGCCAGGCTCGCCAGGCGTCAATGTGTGGGCGCAGGCGGGATGCACTGCACCAGACATCGGGCATGTCATGTTCATTCTTCGGTTCGGTGCGCCAGGGACTTTGGATCAGAGGCGTGTAGTTCACAGATGACTCCGCATTCGGCGACGGCAACACCACTCACCGACAAACATCAGGCCCATCAAGACATAACTGATGGCGCCGTTGTACAGCGACCAGGTCGAGAGGTCAGCGTAACAGGCCGTCCAGGCCGCAATGCTGCCGTTGATCACGAAAAACATACACCAGGCCTGGGTAACTCGCCGCGTGTAACGCACGCCGGAGGCGGGTAGGTCGGGTTCACGCAGGCGTGCCAGGCGCTCGATGATCGGCGGGCCGCGCCACAGACTGGTGGTGAAGACGGCCAGCATTATCGCATTGACTGCTACCGGGTAACCGCGCATACCCAGCTCGGCATCGACCAGTAGCCCGACCAGCAGCAATGTGATGGCAGCACTGATGGCCAATGCTCTGGCCTGGGGCAAGCGCCAGGCGATCAGTGTGCAACCGACCAGCAGCAGCGGCCAGGGCCCCAGGCTGTCCATCAACCACCAGACGGCAAGAGGCCAGGCCATAGCCACGATCGCCCACAGGAATCGGCTTGCGTGCACTTTTTTGCTTACGTCAGTCACGCATCAAGGTTTCGACGGCCGTGACCACATCGTCGATGGTGCGCACCGACTTGAAGGCTTCGGGGTCGATTCTACGGCCAGTGAACTGCTTGAGCTCGACGACCAGATCGACGGCATCGATGCTGTCGATATCGAGATCTTCATACAGCCTGGCATCAGGTGTGACTTCCTCTGCGGAGACTTCGAACAGTTCCACCAGAGTGCGTTGCACGTGAGCGAGAATCTGTTCACGGGAGGGGGTATTGGTGGTTTCAGTTGACACGTCGTTCCTCCACCATAGCCTGCAGCGCGGCAAGGCTCGCGAAATGGCGACGGGTGTCCTCGGCTTCCGCGTCGAGTTTGATTCCGTAGCGTTTCTGCAAGGCCAGACCCAGCTCAAGGGCGTCGATCGAGTCCAGCCCGAGTCCTTCACCGAACAGGGGCGCCTGGTCGTCGATATCGTCGGGAGTGATGTCTTCAAGCTCAAGAGTCTCGATGATCATGCACTTCAAGTCATGCGCTAGCTGTCGTGTTTCGCTCATCGTATAAGAGCTCCAGTTCCTTATTGAAGTAGTCACTCAACTCACGGGTCAACAGCCGAGCCTGTTGGCCGCGAGGTAGAGAAGACGACGCCCTGGGCGGAAGGTCATCCAGAATATGTAGACTCATCAATACCTTGCTTTTGGGGATGTGGTACCAGGGGTCACCCTTGGTCAAGGTAGTGGGCGTGCAGTCTATCAGTACCGGAGTGATTGGCGCCTCGGTGCGCAGGGCGATATTGGCGGCTCCACGTCGGAACTTGATTGGCCTGTTGGGTACGGTGCGTGTTCCTTCAGGAAACAGTATCAGAGAGTCACCCCGTGCGAGACTGGCGTGGGCGGCCTCGAGTACGGCTTCCGGGTCACGGTTGGCAATGTAGCCGGCCGCGCGAATTGGCCCCCGGGTAAAGGGGTTGCTGGCCAACTTGCCTTTGACGATACAGGCCGCGTTGGGAGTATGCGCCAGCAGGAAAACCACGTCGATCAATGAGGGGTGGTTGGCCAGAATCAAGCGCCCGGGACGTTGTAGATGCTCGGCGCCTGTCAACTGGTAGTCGAGCACGCCAAGGCCCTTCATGATGGCGATGAAGAAACGAAACAGGCGCTGGATCAGGTGGCGAGCTATATGTTGACGGCGGTCGCGGTCGCGCACACAGAGCTGCAGTAACGGCGAGATCAGTAGGCCGATGGTCAAGCCGCCGATGCCAAAGGTAGCAAAGGATAGCGCGGTACCGGCGCCGCGCCGCCACTGGTCCAGGCTCACGGTTGCTCCAGACGCCATTGTTGACGGGCGATCAGCGCTTCCTTCTCACCGCTCAGCCAGCGGATCACATCGAAAGGGTGTGGTATACCCGCGGCTCCCTGGTTGCCAGCGGTAGCGCGCACGACCTTCCCCTGAGTCAGACTCAGACGCATTGCCACAGCACATGGAAAACCAGGGTGGTCGGTATAACCGATATAGTCCCTGGGCTGCTCGCTTTCGCTGAAGGCAATGACAACGCTCGACTGCCCCTGGGCGAGATAACCATGGGCTTCCCAGATCAGGGCTTCCAGCTCATTGCCGCTGGCGCTCAGTGCCTGGAGTGGCCGTCGGTGATCGTGGGCAATCGAGTGCACACCGAGCGTGGCGTTGTGTACCGACATGGAAAAGCGTGTCGGCGATGGAGCCTCGTCGCTGACCAACTCCTTGAGCATGGACAGGGTGCGGCTGGCGTCGCCATGGCGAGAGGCATGGATCAGCGGACAATTGGCATCGGGATCAAGGCGGGCGAGCAGGTCACAGACGGCTCTGCCGGAGTTGTCCAGCCGTCTGCGCAGCATGGCAGGTAGCGACTGCCCCGGTTTATCCATGTTCAGCAACTGGGGATGCTGAAAATTGCCGACATTCTCGGGACACCATCCGAACCAGTCACTTAGGCGTATCTGTTCCATGCGAGAGGCCTGAGTGAAAAGGCTGGATTTTATCGTGGAACTTCAGCCTATCCAAGCGCAAACAAGCGGGATCGTGCAGAGAATGTTGGGTAAATAAGCTATTTATTGAGGGGTATCGGCAGGTTTCCCAATGGGGAGCGGGCCGGCGATTACTGCCGGCCCAGCTGGCGTTGTGCCTGATTCCTGATCTCGATTCTGAACGTTGATGTTGATGTTGAACGTTGACGTTGAACTACAGCAGGTACTTGAAGCGCAGCCTGGCGCCATAGCGGTCGGCGTCATCCGGATTGTCGACTTCATCGTGCTCGATGGTGCTGTAGTAAGCGCCAAGGTAGATGCCGAGGTCCTTGACGTCGAGCACATCGGCAAAGTGATAGGAAGTGTACAGGGTGTCGATGGAGTACTTGCCGGCAACGCTGATGGCATCATCTTCGTTGCTGCCCGGCTTGACCTCATCGATATCATTCTGGGCATGGATGTAGCCGACGCCGAAGCCCTTCCAGAGTGCGTTCAGCCCCAGGGTCACGTTTTCTTCCTCATAGGCATCCAGCAGCGACAGGTTGGCGTTCACGCTCCAGTCGCCGGAATCCCAGGATACTCGTGTCCCGTAGCCGGTTCGATCACTGACGTCTGCACCACGTTCATCAACGATGGCATCATCCACCAGGTTGGCTTCCATGCCCGCAGCAAATGTCCAGGAGCCCGGTGTCCATGCGAGAACGGGACGCACGATGAGAGAGCTCTTGGCATCATCGTCGGGGTCGATGGTGTAACCATGGTAGGTAGAAGAGTCGAACAGGTCGGTGCGATCACCAAAAAGCGTGGAAACCTCTGCATAGAAGTCGCCACTGCTGTGGTTGACCATGAGTTGTCCCGCATCACCTCCGCGTCCACGGCCTTCCTTCGCCTGATAGACGTAGCCCTGTCCATCGCGATAGAGACCATCAGAAGTGTCACCGCTGTAGCCAACGAACACGTCCTGACCGAGAGGGAAAAGGTCATAGGCTTCGAAGCGTCCTACCTTGAGTTGGGTGCCCCTTTTGTTGCCGATGGCCAGCCAGGCGTCATCAACTCCCATATCACCATCTGTCTGCACCAGTGGCTGAACCTTGAAACGCGCGTAGTTGCCGCTGTCGCTGGTGCGCTCTCCGCTGACGTCCAACAGTATGCGGCCCGTCTGACTGAATTCGTCGCCATTGTCGATTTCATCCTCAAAAAAGATCGGGCCCTTGCCTGAGTGGGTATTCTGCGCATTGATATCGAGTTCGACATCACCGCCAAAAGACAGACGGTTGTGACCATTTTCATAGGTGAAATCGGCCATTGCCGACAGGCTGAAAAATGTGGCGATGGAGCCGATGCATAGCGCGCCCAGGTTGGAGTTGTTGTTCACTCTTGATACATCCTTTTGTTGTTGAGTATGAGGATTTCTGCTTGTCGTCCCGTCGCAATAATTAACCGATAGATCTCTATTTTTTATGTAGAGAGGGAAGGTATATATGCAGTGGTTTTAGATGTCGCAGGTGTGTATTGCGGCGGAAAGAGCGTTGAGCTTATCTTCTGTTGTGCTTCCACTTGGCTTGAATTCCTGGGCAACGTAGCCAGTGAATCCGGTGCTGTGTATGGCCTGCATGATCGCTGGGTAATACAGCTCCTGATTGGTATCAAGCTCGTGGCGCCCGGGGACTCCGGCGGTATGGTAATGGCCAAAGTACTGATGGTTTTCGCGGATGGTTCGAATGACATCTCCTTCACTGATCTGCATGTGATAGATGTCATAGAGCAGTTTGAAGTTGGGTGAATCAAGGCGCTTGCATAGCTCGATCCCCCATGTGGAGTTGTCACAGAGGTAGTCGGGGTGATCAACCTTGCTGTTGAGCAGCTCCATATGCAGCGTTACGCCTTTCTGTTCCGCTCGCGCGAGGATCCGCTTCAGGCCCTGCTCGGCATTCTGCAGTCCCTGTTCGTCCGACAATTCACGCTTGTTGCCGCTGAAACAGATCAGGTTCTGGTAGCCGGCCTCGTTTACCAGGTCGATATGGCGGAGATAGCTTTCCACCAGCGCGGAGTGAAAGCGGTGGTCACTCCAACCATCTTCGAGGTTGGGTTCCGCTCCGTTGCACATGGATGAGTCGATACCGTAACGCTTGAGGGTATCCCAACCCTCCGGCCCCACCAGATCTATCGCTGAGAAGCCAACGCTTGCGACGAGTTGGCACAGCTCCTCCAGACTGAGGAAGTCATAAGTCCAGCGAGCGACTGAATGGTTGATGTTGCCTCTCAATTCCTGAGCCTCAGGACTCACTTTCTGAGCGTTTGCAGCCAAGGAGATCGTACCTGGAATGGCGAGGCCCATTGTGCCAACCAGGCTGTTGCGCAACAGCTTTCTGCGGCTGAGGTAGTAACTATCCATGTGCGAACTCCCGGTGAGCCATTGGAAGCTCTATCGCCGGGAGTAGACGATTGAAGGACGTAATTTGGTAGGAGTCTGTCATGAGTAAAGGTCTCCCTTTCGTATGAGAATACCAGGCAGATTTGTTAGCATGCTTGGTACTTCCTGGTCATAAATATTGAATGTACAACATATCTGTAACCGGTTACATGATATAGAGAAGTCGCCTGGAATCTGCAAGTTACCGTATGTTCTGGTAATCACGATCTGACGTTTTTTATACAGACAAAAGCCCACAACCACGGTTATTGGAGAGGTCATGGTATGAGGGAGGAAGTATGCGCTATCTTTGGTATAATATACTTAAGTTCTATCTTTGATGGTGTCTTAAAGTGGCGGTAGTTACCGCAACATTGCAGAAGAAACTGCGGGGCGGATTGGTGGTGCTTTCGAGTTGTTGCTGCTGAATATGGGGCGGCGTGGATATGTTACTGTGGTCCTCGGAGAGCTCTGAGTTGCTGGATGTGCGCGTTGAGCTCCTTTTCAGCCTCTCCAAGCTCTTCGCGCTGCTCTGCGATATCTTCCGGGACGCCTTCCTCTAGCGTCTCCTCGAGGCTCCGCTGTTCTCCGCGGACTTCTTCACGACTTTCCCGCACCGCGGCTTCTGCGTCGGCAATCAGACCCTCGTCGGTGCAGTATTCCCGAATATGCTCAAGAGTGTGCCGCAACTCTTGTTCTCGGTGTGTATTGTCGCTTTCCCTGGCGAGCTGCAGCTGCTGCAATACCTCTTCCTCCCGGGCGCCGCAAAGCGAATCTGCCCCGTCAGCCAGGACTCCCGGGGCGTATACTGCGCAAAAACACACGAGTAGAAGGTGTCTATTCAGTTTCATCATGCGAATTCCTTTCGCGAACCTGTCCGTTGGTAATAGATGACGTCGACATTATGCCGACATATCGGTGCTCGTTGCATCCTTGAGTCGGGTCACTGCAGATAAGGGAGGGGCAAATATGACATCAAGTGCTGCGACTGATTCGTTGCCTCCTGATATACGGGCGCTGTTGGCGTCTATTCAACTGGTGTTGCAGCGGTATCTGAGCGACTCGTTGATAGCGGTGTATCTGCATGGCTCTGCGGTTACCAGTGGACTGCGCCGGGATAGCGATGTGGATGTGCTGGTGGTTGTCGAGCAGCCACTGACTCCTGCACTTCGGCAGCAATTGGTCACCGAGCTGCTGGCATACTCGGCGTCACCGGAAGAGACGACAGGTCTGCGGCCGCTGGAAGTGATGATCTTTAGACGAACGGAGCTGGTAAATCTGCGATATCCGGCGTGTAGCGAGTTCGTATACGGCGAATGGCTACGTGAGGAGCTGGAGATGGGCAGTGTTCCTGGCGTCGAGTGCGAGCCCGAATTGACGCTGGTGCTGGCTCAGGCTCGTCAGGAAGCCTTGCCGCTGGTGGGGCCTGCGTTGGCGGAGCTGGTACCGATCATCACCAGGGCCCAGGTGCGACGTGCGACAGGCGACCTGTTACCGAGTCTGCTTGCCGGCCTGCAGGGAGATGAGCGTAATGTACTGCTGACGCTTGCCCGGATGTGGAGAACATTGGAAGTAGGTGATTTCGTATCCAAGGATGTGGCGGCACAGTGGGCGTTGACACGCAGCCCCGCCGAGCACGGCAAGTTGCTGGAATACGCCCGCCAGGCTTATCTGGGAATCATCAGCGATCATTGGCAGGTAAGAGAATCGGAGTCGCTATCGACAGCGCGCTATCTGCTGAGCCGTGTTGAGAGAGGGTTGTGATGCCTGGTCAATGGGCAGTCTGGTCGGGGATATGCAATGGTGATGGAGCATTCTTGAAACAGCCGGGAGCGGAATATGACTCGCGTTTCGACACACTTGATGTTCCAGGGTAACGCCTCCGAGGCGCTCACGGTATATCGACGGATATTTTCCGACTTTGTTGTCCAGAGCATGGAATGCTGGCCGGAAGAGGAAGCCAGCAAGCCGGGGTTGGTGAAGCAGGCAAGAATCTCCTTCTGCGGCCATGACTTGATGGTCATCGATAGCCCTGTCCCGCATGACTTTGACTTTTCTCCGTCAACATCCTTATTGGTGGATTTCGAAACCCCGGAAGCATTGCAGGAGGCCTTTACCGATCTGGCTGAAGGAGGGCAGATCATGATGCCGTTGGATGATTACGGGTTCAGTCGCAGATTCGGCTGGGTAGTCGATTGTTTTGGCGTCTCCTGGCAGCTCAACCTTCCTGCTTGATGGGGCGTAGCGGCCTCGTTGCCTGAGTGTCATTTGTCTTGTGTGAATGTTACCGAGGATGCTGGTGGTTTCCGGTGCGCATTGCTGTTTCCACTCGCAGAAGATTGTCTGCTGGAAGGAGGGCGCAAACGGGATGCGTGGAGGCCAGAATCGCCCCGCAACGAAAAACGGCCACCGCTCGTTTGAGCTAAGTGGCCGCTTTTGCGGAATTTCTGGTCGGAATAGCAGGATTCGAACCTACGACCTCTGCCTCCCGAAGGCAGCGCTCTACCAAGCTGAGCTATATTCCGACGCTGCTGAGGCCTTGCCTCAACGGTTGCGTAGTATACGGATTTAGCGTGTTTATGCAAGCCTTGGAGGTTTGGTTTTATCCGTTTTCAGGTCTTGCGCTCTACTGCCAGCTTCGCCAACTCCGCCATGCTATCGCGATAGGGAGATGCAGGGAGGTGCTCAAGTTCGGCAAGGGCGCGCGCCGACATCTCTTCGGCCTTCTGGCGAGTATAGTCAAGAGATCCAGTGGCATCGATAACCGCCAGGACTTCGTCCAGGTGCTCCAGCCCACCTTTGCGAATGGCGCGCCTGATCAGTTTGGCTTGCTCTGGTGTGCCGACAGCCATGGCCTGGATCAGGGGCAGGGTTGGCTTGCCCTCGGCGAGGTCGTCGCCGACATTCTTGCCCATGGACCTGGCATCTCCCTGGTAGTCGAGAAGATCATCGACCAATTGGAAGGCGAGGCCCAGATAGCGGCCATATGCGGCCATGGCCTGTTCCTGCTGTGGTGTTGCATCGGCGAGGATGGCGCCGGTGTGGGAAGCGGCCTCGAACAACATCGCTGTCTTGCCCTGGATGGTTTCGAAGTAGGCGGCCTCGTCGGTATCCGGATTGCCGACATTGGTCAATTGCTGGACTTCACCTTCGGCAATGGTGCAGGTCGCCGCTGACAGGATCTCCATGACACGCATCGAGCCGATCTCGACCATCATCTGGAAGGAGCGTGAATAGAGAAAGTCGCCGACCAGCACGGAAGGTGCGTTGCCCCAGGCATCGTTGGCCGTCGCCTTGCCCCGACGCATATGCGACTCGTCCACCACGTCATCGTGCAGCAGTGTTGAGGTGTGCATGAACTCGATCAGAGTGGCAAGGGTGATGTGCTTTTCGCCGTCATAGTTGAGTGCCCGGGCCGCCAGTAGAACCAGTAGTGGCCGCAGGCGTTTGCCTCCGCTTTCGATAATGTACTGGCCGATGGTTTCCACCAGCGGAATACGAGAAGCGAGTTGATCGAGAATGCTGCGGTTGACGGCGGCGAAGTCGTCGGCGACCACAGCGTGGATCGGCGAGGGAGCTGCGGCGTTGGGCGACGTGGCGTTGACTGACATGAAGGCGGCTTCGACTGGTGAATGGGGCCGGGGGGGCCTTGGTAAATGCGGCTTTCAACAGGCTTGCGGGTGTCACGACGGACTCCTGGCGGCCTGTGTCAGACGGCATTCCCTGTGAGAAGCAGGCATGGGATCGATAGGTGATGAATGCTGCCGATCACCATGGCATGTTCGTGCCAGCGCGCGAACCATCACTTCTCTGACTGTTGGTCATGCTATGGGGCCCCCATGGGAGCGTCAAGACGAAGGAGGTCCGGAATACCGCCGAGAGCGCAGGAAAGGGAAGATGTTGGCGATGAATTTGTTCATTGGCTTGTGCTGGGATTGACAGATCGTTATAATGCGCGGCCCACTCATCCATGCTCCCTGTCAGATGGTGCCAAAAGGGGTGCCACTCGAAGCAGGTCGATCAAGAGCCAACCCCGATGAGTATCCGGAGAGTAAAGTATGTACGCAGTTATCAAGAGCGGCGGTAAGCAGTACCGCGTTCAGGAAGGCCAGACTCTCAAGCTCGAGAAGCTGGAAATTCCTACTGGCGACACCGTCGAATTTGACGAAGTGCTGCTGGTTGGCAATGACGACGACGTGACTGTCGGTGCTCCGCTGGTCTCGGGTGCCAAGGTCTCTGCCGAGATCGTGGCTCACGGTCGTGGCGAGAAGGTGACCATCATCAAGTTCCGTCGCCGCAAGCATCACATGAAGCGTCAGGGCCACCGTCAGTGGTTCACTGAAGTCAAGATCACTGGAATTTCTGCCTGATAACGCCTTGCCTGCTATAGGCAAGAAGCGTTGCGGATTATTCCCTTAACGAGCGAGGACTTTGCAATGGCTCATAAGAAGGCAGCTGGCTCCACACGAAACGGTCGCGATTCCGAAAGCAAACGCCTTGGCGTCAAGCTTTTCGGCGGTCAGGTCGTGAACCCGGGCAACATCATCGTGCGTCAGCGCGGTACCAAGTTCCATGCTGGCACAGGTGTGGGTATCGGCAAGGATCATACTCTGTTCGCTGTGAGCGAAGGTGTGGTCAAGTTCGAGACCAAGGGTCCGAAAAACCGCAAGTTCGTTAGCGTCGTCTCTGCCTGAGACCGCTCGAACATCACGAATCGCGACACTAACCCGGTAGGGCAGTGATGTGGTTCTGGAAGGCCCCGCCAGGTGCGGGGCCTTCTTGTATCATGGTGGACATGGTCCGCCAGGAGAATGACTGATGCAGTTCGTCGACGAAGCTTCGATCATCGTCGAGGCCGGCAACGGAGGTAATGGTTGCCTCAGCTTTCGGCGCGAGAAGTACGTGCCCAAGGGTGGCCCCGATGGTGGTGATGGAGGCCACGGTGGCAGCGTTTACCTGATTGGTGACGACGCACTCAATACACTGATTGATTTCAAGTATCAGCGTTTCTACAAGGCGCAGAATGGTCAGCCGGGTCAGGGTCGCCAGATGAGTGGTCGGGCCGGTGAAGACCTGCACGTCAAAGTGCCGGTAGGAACCACGGTGATTGATGAAGACACTCTGGAAGTCATCGCTGATGTGACCGAAATCGGTCAGGTCGTGCAGGTGGCCCAGGGCGGGCGGCGTGGGCTGGGCAACATCCACTTCAAGTCGTCGACCAACCGCGCGCCGCGCCGTACGACGCCTGGAACCGAGGGTGAGCGCCGTAACCTGCGTTTCGAGATGAAGGTGATGGCCGATGTCGGCCTGCTGGGCATGCCCAATGCCGGCAAATCGACCTTGATCCGCTCAGTGTCTGCGGCCAAGCCCAAGGTGGCCAACTATCCGTTTACCACTCTGGTGCCGAACCTCGGGGTAGTGAAATTGGGCATGCACGAGCACTTCGTGATGGCTGATGTCCCGGGGTTGATCGAGGGTGCTTCTGACGGTGCCGGCCTTGGGTTGCGCTTTCTCAAGCACCTGACCCGCACGCGTCTGCTGTTCCATGTTCTCGATGTGGCACCTTTCGACGAGTCAGATCCGGTGGTGGCGGCGGAAGCCATTATCCGTGAATTGGGCCAGTTCTCGCCGACTCTGGCCGAGCGCCCGCGCTGGCTGGTGCTCAACAAATTGGATCTGCTGCCGGAAGGCGAGCGCGAGAGCGTGGCTCAGCAGATCATCGAGCGTCTGAACTGGACGGGACCGGTGTTCCGCATCTCGGCGATTGCCAATGATGGCACCGAGGCGCTGGTACAGGCGGCGCATCGCTGGCTGACCGAGCAGCGTACGCTCGAGAACGAAGATGAAGAAGCCATGGAGCGCGAGCAGGAAATGCGTCGCCGCATGGAAGATGAGTCTGTCGCACGTACCGAGGCGCGTTTGGGCCGCAAGCGCCGTCGCCCCGATGATGAGGATGACGACGACTTCGACGACGATGATTACGATGTCGAGGTGGAGTACGCTCCCTGACTCCCTATGGGCCAGTGAAGCGCGAGCGAATAGGTCCGGCGTGCTGATCGGCAGATGCCGGTGAACTGAATCGTTGATTCGAGGAAAGGATGCACAGCGTAGAGCGGGTTCCCGGGCGTGAAGCCCTGTCCGGCGCGCGTCGGGTGGTGGTGAAGATTGGTAGTGCTCTGCTGACCAATGATGGTCGGGGGCTCGATGATGATGCCATCGGTGGTTGGGTCGATCAGATTGCGGCGCTTCGTCAGGCCGGTGTCGAGGTGGTGTTGGTCTCTTCCGGCGCGGTGGCGGCGGGAATGGTGCGTCTGGGTTGGTCGGCTCGTCCCTCGGCAATCCACGAGTTGCAGGCAGCGGCAGCGGTTGGCCAGAATGTGCTCACCGAGACCTACGAGAACCACTTTGGCCGTCACGGTCTGCTGACCGCACAGATTCTGCTGACCCATGATGATCTTACCAACCGCAAGCGCTATCTCAATGCTCGTTCGGCGCTGACCACCCTGGTTGACCTGGGTGTGGTGCCGGTTGTCAACGAGAACGATACCGTGGTCACCGATGAAATCCGCTTTGGTGACAACGATACGCTGGGGGCTTTGGTAGCCAACCTGATCGAAGCAGAAGCGTTGGTGATCCTTACCGATCAGGAAGGCTTGTTCGACGCTGATCCGCGCCATGATCCCAATGCGCGGTTGATCTCGGAGGGTCGTGCTGACGATCCGGCTCTTGCTGCCGTTGCCGGTGGCGGTGGCAGTCTCGGGCGTGGTGGCATGGCGACCAAGGTGCGTGCAGCAAGGTTGGCCGCACGTTCCGGTGCAGTCACGGTGATTGCCAGTGGTCGCCAGGCATCGGTGTTGGAGCGGCTGGTCGGTGGCGAGTCGTTGGGCACGCTGTTGACGCCGGACCGTGCACCGATCGCCGCACGCAAACGCTGGCTTGCTGGCCAGTTGCAGGTGCGCGGCACCTTGACGCTGGATGCTGGCGCTGTTCGTGTCTTGCGAGATAGCGGTTCCAGTCTATTGCCGGTCGGTGTGCGCAAGGTGGAGGGAAGCTTTGTGCGTGGCGACATGGTGCTGTGTGTCGACGAGCAGGGCGAACGCATCGCCAAGGGGCTAGTCAACTATGGAGCCGAGGACGCAGGCAAGATCCTTGGCCAACCCAGTAGGCGTATTGCGGACATACTCGGCTATATGGAAGCCCCGGAACTGATTCATCGCGACAACCTGGTGGTCCTGACCTGAGTGCATGACCACGTTGTTGCCTGTCATTACCTGTCGCTCCGTTGCTTGTACTTGAGTGACGAGGAGTGGGGCGGTCGTCCCGGAGGAGTGTTCTGCTGACATTGCCGCCAATGCGTGGCTTCTATAGCACGGTGTGGTGGGGTGTGGTAGGATACGCCATCCTCTCAGACACGGCCCGTGAACGATTGGCTGCTCAGGCAGCAATCGGCCAGATGGCCAAACCAGTGGGGATTTTTTTATTCCCTGTTGGATCAATACGTTATCAAGTCATCGCTACGCGATGACGACAACTTTCTCCAAGGAGACAGTCAGTGGCTAACAGCAAACAAGCCCGTAAGCGCGCCCGTCAGGCAGAAAACCGTCGTGTCCTGAAGGCGAGCCAGCGCAGCATGGTTCGTACTTATATCAAGCGCGTCATCAAGGCCATCAATGGCGGCGACCACGCTGAGGCAATGGGCGCGTTCAAGGCAGCTCAGCCGGTCATCGACCGCATTGCTGACAAGGACGTTCTGTCCAAGAAAAAGGCCGCTCGTCTGAAGAGCCGTCTGAACAAGCGTATTAAAGCACTGGCTGCTTGAAGCCGGTTGGGGGATTTGTCCCGCGCACCCCTTTGATGGATGTGCAGGACTGGCCCCGGCGCTTTTGATGTTGATGCAGCTGCGTCTGCTCGACATCTGCGAAAAAAACCGGCCCAGGGCCGGTTTTTTTATGTCTCGGTGTTGGTCTTGATTCCAGCTGTTATATCCCGTTTAGCTGGGTACGGTTCGGGAACCACTGACCTGACGCAGTAAGGAAGTGATGTCGTGAGTGACGAGCGTCAACCACCGCCGCCAGAGCGGGATCAGCAGCGCGCGATGACGGAAGGAGAGGGCACGCCGGTCGGCGCTGTGCCTGCGACACCGCCGCGTCGCGGCCTGATGCGCTCGGGAATGGTGGTCAGCAGCATGACCATGCTGTCGCGGGTGTTGGGGCTGGTGCGCGATGTGGTGATTGCGACACTGCTCGGTGCCGGGCAGGGGGCGGATGCCTTCTTTGTCGCCTTCAA
This Halomonas huangheensis DNA region includes the following protein-coding sequences:
- a CDS encoding acyl carrier protein; translation: MSTETTNTPSREQILAHVQRTLVELFEVSAEEVTPDARLYEDLDIDSIDAVDLVVELKQFTGRRIDPEAFKSVRTIDDVVTAVETLMRD
- a CDS encoding lysophospholipid acyltransferase family protein, encoding MSLDQWRRGAGTALSFATFGIGGLTIGLLISPLLQLCVRDRDRRQHIARHLIQRLFRFFIAIMKGLGVLDYQLTGAEHLQRPGRLILANHPSLIDVVFLLAHTPNAACIVKGKLASNPFTRGPIRAAGYIANRDPEAVLEAAHASLARGDSLILFPEGTRTVPNRPIKFRRGAANIALRTEAPITPVLIDCTPTTLTKGDPWYHIPKSKVLMSLHILDDLPPRASSSLPRGQQARLLTRELSDYFNKELELLYDERNTTASA
- a CDS encoding beta-ketoacyl synthase chain length factor, with translation MEQIRLSDWFGWCPENVGNFQHPQLLNMDKPGQSLPAMLRRRLDNSGRAVCDLLARLDPDANCPLIHASRHGDASRTLSMLKELVSDEAPSPTRFSMSVHNATLGVHSIAHDHRRPLQALSASGNELEALIWEAHGYLAQGQSSVVIAFSESEQPRDYIGYTDHPGFPCAVAMRLSLTQGKVVRATAGNQGAAGIPHPFDVIRWLSGEKEALIARQQWRLEQP
- a CDS encoding carbohydrate porin, which translates into the protein MNNNSNLGALCIGSIATFFSLSAMADFTYENGHNRLSFGGDVELDINAQNTHSGKGPIFFEDEIDNGDEFSQTGRILLDVSGERTSDSGNYARFKVQPLVQTDGDMGVDDAWLAIGNKRGTQLKVGRFEAYDLFPLGQDVFVGYSGDTSDGLYRDGQGYVYQAKEGRGRGGDAGQLMVNHSSGDFYAEVSTLFGDRTDLFDSSTYHGYTIDPDDDAKSSLIVRPVLAWTPGSWTFAAGMEANLVDDAIVDERGADVSDRTGYGTRVSWDSGDWSVNANLSLLDAYEEENVTLGLNALWKGFGVGYIHAQNDIDEVKPGSNEDDAISVAGKYSIDTLYTSYHFADVLDVKDLGIYLGAYYSTIEHDEVDNPDDADRYGARLRFKYLL
- a CDS encoding hydroxypyruvate isomerase family protein, translating into MDSYYLSRRKLLRNSLVGTMGLAIPGTISLAANAQKVSPEAQELRGNINHSVARWTYDFLSLEELCQLVASVGFSAIDLVGPEGWDTLKRYGIDSSMCNGAEPNLEDGWSDHRFHSALVESYLRHIDLVNEAGYQNLICFSGNKRELSDEQGLQNAEQGLKRILARAEQKGVTLHMELLNSKVDHPDYLCDNSTWGIELCKRLDSPNFKLLYDIYHMQISEGDVIRTIRENHQYFGHYHTAGVPGRHELDTNQELYYPAIMQAIHSTGFTGYVAQEFKPSGSTTEDKLNALSAAIHTCDI
- a CDS encoding DUF1090 domain-containing protein; this translates as MMKLNRHLLLVCFCAVYAPGVLADGADSLCGAREEEVLQQLQLARESDNTHREQELRHTLEHIREYCTDEGLIADAEAAVRESREEVRGEQRSLEETLEEGVPEDIAEQREELGEAEKELNAHIQQLRALRGPQ
- a CDS encoding aminoglycoside adenylyltransferase family protein; amino-acid sequence: MTSSAATDSLPPDIRALLASIQLVLQRYLSDSLIAVYLHGSAVTSGLRRDSDVDVLVVVEQPLTPALRQQLVTELLAYSASPEETTGLRPLEVMIFRRTELVNLRYPACSEFVYGEWLREELEMGSVPGVECEPELTLVLAQARQEALPLVGPALAELVPIITRAQVRRATGDLLPSLLAGLQGDERNVLLTLARMWRTLEVGDFVSKDVAAQWALTRSPAEHGKLLEYARQAYLGIISDHWQVRESESLSTARYLLSRVERGL
- a CDS encoding VOC family protein — encoded protein: MTRVSTHLMFQGNASEALTVYRRIFSDFVVQSMECWPEEEASKPGLVKQARISFCGHDLMVIDSPVPHDFDFSPSTSLLVDFETPEALQEAFTDLAEGGQIMMPLDDYGFSRRFGWVVDCFGVSWQLNLPA